A region of Planococcus sp. MSAK28401 DNA encodes the following proteins:
- a CDS encoding MFS transporter, whose product MWKIVLPGIAMIGVTYAFARYSFGLFLPEISSALNLSESQSGLIGSVAYAAYTLALVTAAIFIHKMSARHVVLYSGASAFIGMLGMAMSPGFYTLAISAFVAGLGSGWVSPAFSQVVAQSLESRERDRGNTWINTGTSVGVVASGPVALVFAEQWRWGYVLFAILAFLTLWWNARAIDRPEEEPEQSTGSQFKLSLLGQARFMILAAIGIGFSSSIYWTFSRSYLTEAHDFSVPESMIFWIVMGAAGIIGGIAGTIIQRLGLGWSYRLGVLVATASLVTLTIQHSAAIYLSAILFGISFIFMTGLFIVWGTRHFPDTPSVGVSLSFFSLGIGQSIGSIAAGVLIDGMSYPIAFLSFAVIGLLFIFIKTNAQPVSTQQTAAQP is encoded by the coding sequence ATGTGGAAAATCGTTTTGCCCGGCATCGCCATGATCGGTGTCACCTATGCGTTCGCCAGATACAGTTTCGGTTTGTTCTTGCCGGAAATCAGCAGCGCCTTAAATTTATCCGAAAGCCAGTCGGGATTGATCGGTTCGGTGGCGTATGCCGCCTATACACTGGCCTTGGTGACAGCGGCTATCTTCATCCATAAAATGAGCGCCCGCCACGTCGTGTTGTATTCCGGCGCTTCTGCCTTTATCGGCATGCTCGGAATGGCTATGTCGCCAGGTTTCTATACACTCGCCATCAGCGCATTTGTCGCGGGACTCGGGAGCGGTTGGGTATCGCCCGCCTTCAGCCAAGTCGTCGCGCAATCGCTTGAGAGCCGCGAGCGCGATAGAGGCAATACGTGGATCAATACCGGCACGAGTGTCGGAGTCGTCGCGAGCGGCCCTGTCGCACTGGTCTTTGCCGAACAGTGGCGCTGGGGCTACGTGCTGTTCGCAATCCTGGCGTTCTTGACGCTGTGGTGGAATGCACGCGCGATCGACCGTCCGGAAGAAGAACCGGAACAATCCACTGGCAGCCAGTTTAAACTGAGCCTGCTCGGCCAAGCGCGCTTTATGATTCTCGCGGCAATCGGCATCGGCTTCAGCTCCTCCATTTACTGGACCTTTTCAAGAAGCTACCTGACCGAAGCGCACGATTTCTCGGTGCCGGAAAGCATGATTTTCTGGATCGTCATGGGCGCAGCCGGCATCATCGGCGGCATCGCCGGAACGATTATTCAACGTCTGGGGCTCGGCTGGTCTTACCGTCTCGGCGTGTTGGTGGCGACGGCGTCTCTCGTCACCCTGACCATTCAGCATTCTGCCGCCATCTACCTGTCGGCGATTTTATTCGGCATCTCATTCATTTTCATGACTGGCTTATTCATCGTCTGGGGCACACGCCATTTCCCAGATACGCCGTCTGTCGGCGTGAGCTTGTCGTTCTTCTCGCTCGGCATCGGGCAATCGATCGGATCGATCGCGGCGGGCGTCTTGATCGACGGCATGTCCTACCCGATCGCTTTTCTGTCATTCGCAGTGATTGGCTTGCTGTTTATCTTTATTAAAACGAATGCTCAGCCGGTTTCTACTCAACAAACCGCTGCACAGCCGTAA
- a CDS encoding TetR/AcrR family transcriptional regulator, which produces MSTKKEDLLVAAEQLFYQHGFHAIGLKAIVQEADVALMTLYNHFNSKDELILEILTRRSQVYMDYLEQAKQQATGSVAQRLAIGHLNWLKHTASNGCMFLRAKEEFVSEPDHAIVQLVTNHKEDTKQLFLSNGLTPTEATRLSLLFEGAVSLAEFSPLDDVEDALMALVQHL; this is translated from the coding sequence ATGAGCACCAAGAAAGAAGATTTACTGGTAGCTGCTGAACAGCTGTTTTACCAACACGGCTTTCATGCCATTGGCTTGAAGGCGATTGTCCAAGAAGCGGACGTGGCGCTGATGACGCTGTACAATCATTTTAATTCCAAAGATGAACTGATCTTGGAAATCTTGACCCGCAGATCGCAAGTTTATATGGACTATCTCGAACAGGCGAAACAACAAGCGACGGGCTCGGTTGCACAACGGCTAGCGATCGGCCATTTGAATTGGCTAAAGCATACCGCTTCCAATGGCTGCATGTTTTTGCGGGCGAAAGAAGAATTCGTCAGCGAACCCGACCACGCGATTGTCCAGCTCGTGACGAACCATAAAGAAGACACCAAGCAGTTGTTCCTGTCGAACGGGCTTACGCCCACCGAAGCGACGCGCTTGTCCTTGCTGTTTGAAGGAGCCGTATCCTTGGCGGAATTTTCTCCATTGGATGATGTCGAAGATGCCTTGATGGCTTTGGTGCAACATTTATAA
- a CDS encoding metallophosphoesterase family protein yields MKRILAISDIHGELELFNELLEKVAYDASNDQLILLGDYVDRGPDSKGVLERVVELKQQGAIVLRGNHDQMMLEAARGETGAAGNWVRNGALSTLQSYDSSIKGMKLPAMELFWEHIEFLKETKFYYEADGYLFVHAGVQPGVAIEETDPYLLMWIRDEFHRGYAGEKKVVFGHTPTFKLRGSDDTSVYFGDNRIIGIDGGAVYGGQLNCLELPGEQVYFVKKE; encoded by the coding sequence ATGAAACGGATCTTAGCCATCAGCGATATTCACGGAGAGCTGGAATTATTCAATGAGTTGCTGGAGAAAGTGGCGTATGACGCATCGAATGACCAGCTGATTTTACTCGGTGATTATGTGGACCGCGGCCCGGATTCCAAAGGCGTGCTGGAGCGGGTCGTCGAATTGAAGCAGCAAGGCGCGATTGTGCTGCGCGGCAATCACGACCAAATGATGCTGGAAGCAGCGAGGGGTGAAACCGGCGCGGCGGGGAACTGGGTGCGCAACGGGGCGCTTTCCACTTTGCAAAGTTACGATTCTTCCATAAAAGGCATGAAGCTTCCGGCGATGGAGCTGTTTTGGGAACATATCGAGTTTTTGAAAGAGACGAAGTTTTATTACGAAGCAGATGGCTACTTATTCGTGCATGCAGGGGTTCAGCCAGGCGTTGCGATTGAAGAGACAGATCCGTATTTGTTGATGTGGATCCGCGATGAATTTCATCGAGGCTACGCAGGCGAAAAAAAAGTCGTCTTCGGCCACACACCGACATTTAAGCTGAGAGGGTCGGATGATACGAGCGTTTATTTTGGCGATAACCGCATCATCGGCATCGATGGGGGCGCGGTGTATGGCGGGCAGTTGAATTGTTTGGAGCTGCCGGGTGAGCAGGTGTATTTCGTGAAGAAAGAATGA
- a CDS encoding CPBP family intramembrane glutamic endopeptidase — protein MVREKKPRFVLGLMTVASIVSISFLLQVAGNPFLNSIVMLLIFYIVLPGWICSYYFQKRGVKVREVVFFRGIARWLLPIAGLTFLIMVFSISIYWLLLRGLMATAPALVDLFLTPQPLPDAVWYLAATGFIVAVVAPIAEEFVFRGVLLNQLMDVFGLWKGIGITSLIFAVFHLNFFGAFLFAVIASLLYVKTGNLLAPILLHAANNTLAVYQAFADTSFMEWLSVTSVNDLYTKAAPNLIALIVSTALLLLIVGWMSRGLEQRRSAIR, from the coding sequence ATGGTCAGGGAAAAGAAGCCACGGTTTGTTCTCGGTTTGATGACAGTCGCATCGATCGTCTCGATTTCTTTCTTGTTGCAAGTTGCCGGCAACCCCTTCCTGAACAGCATCGTCATGTTGCTCATTTTCTACATCGTTTTGCCGGGATGGATTTGCAGCTACTACTTCCAAAAGCGCGGCGTGAAAGTGCGCGAAGTCGTCTTTTTCCGCGGCATCGCCCGCTGGCTATTGCCGATCGCCGGGCTTACGTTCTTAATCATGGTGTTTTCCATAAGCATCTATTGGCTATTGCTGCGCGGCCTCATGGCGACAGCGCCCGCTTTGGTCGATCTCTTTCTTACACCGCAGCCGCTCCCCGATGCCGTTTGGTATTTGGCCGCCACCGGTTTCATCGTTGCCGTCGTCGCGCCGATCGCCGAAGAATTCGTCTTCCGCGGCGTCCTGTTGAATCAGCTGATGGACGTATTCGGCTTGTGGAAAGGCATTGGCATCACGAGCTTGATCTTCGCCGTCTTTCACCTCAATTTTTTCGGTGCCTTCCTGTTCGCCGTCATCGCCTCTCTCCTGTATGTCAAAACCGGCAATTTGCTCGCGCCGATTTTGCTTCATGCCGCCAACAACACACTCGCCGTCTACCAGGCCTTTGCCGACACTTCGTTTATGGAATGGCTGTCGGTGACGAGCGTCAACGACCTGTACACAAAAGCTGCACCGAATCTCATCGCGCTGATTGTGAGCACGGCGCTATTGCTGCTTATCGTCGGTTGGATGTCACGGGGCTTGGAACAGCGCAGATCGGCCATTCGGTAA
- a CDS encoding flavin-containing monooxygenase has product MHSGRPEKSIRKAKIIVIGTGFSGIAAAARLLQEGERDLLVLERGSDVGGVWRDNHYPGCACDVESHLYSLSFAPNPGWSRKFSPQAEIHAYLQKCANEFGVMRHICFHHEVQRMEWDERHKEWRIETNMGDFAARIVVGAVGALSEPSIPTIDGIERFQGDVFHSAQWPADFDSTGKRIAVVGTGASAIQFIPHIQPQAASLHVFQRTPAWVVPQQNEFIKSKRQRVYRRFPALQKMARLNIYTKRETMVFGFRHPNWLKLLEKIAVNHMNKAIKDPALRDKLTPDYRIGCKRILLSNAYYPALAQENVEVHTAGITEVTEDAVIDGAGKRMPVDSIIFGTGFQVTDFPIARHIYGREGHSLEDQWNGSPKAYLGTTISGFPNLFLIQGPNTGLGHTSVILMIEAQVDHVLKVLKHMNRNQLETIEPNPQAQQRFVEETDHLTNGTVWVSGGCRSWYLDETGRNSTLWPGTTLSFMNKAGRFNSKDYIFTN; this is encoded by the coding sequence ATGCATAGCGGACGCCCAGAGAAAAGCATTCGAAAAGCTAAAATTATCGTGATCGGGACCGGATTTTCCGGCATTGCAGCCGCCGCCCGCCTGTTGCAAGAAGGCGAACGGGATTTGCTTGTGCTAGAGCGGGGCAGCGATGTCGGCGGGGTCTGGCGGGACAATCATTATCCGGGGTGTGCATGCGATGTGGAATCGCATTTGTACTCGTTGTCTTTCGCGCCGAATCCGGGATGGAGCCGGAAATTCTCCCCTCAAGCCGAAATTCACGCGTATTTGCAAAAATGTGCTAACGAGTTCGGCGTTATGCGCCATATTTGTTTTCATCACGAAGTTCAGCGCATGGAGTGGGATGAGCGGCATAAGGAATGGCGGATCGAGACCAATATGGGGGATTTTGCGGCGCGAATCGTAGTGGGGGCAGTGGGCGCGCTCAGCGAGCCTTCCATTCCCACGATCGATGGAATCGAGCGGTTTCAAGGCGATGTGTTTCATTCGGCGCAATGGCCCGCGGATTTTGATTCAACAGGTAAGCGCATTGCCGTGGTCGGGACAGGGGCTTCTGCCATTCAATTCATTCCGCATATCCAGCCGCAAGCTGCGTCTCTTCATGTGTTTCAACGGACGCCGGCATGGGTGGTTCCGCAGCAGAACGAATTTATCAAAAGCAAGCGGCAGCGAGTCTATCGCCGTTTTCCAGCCCTCCAAAAAATGGCGCGGTTGAACATTTACACGAAGCGGGAAACGATGGTTTTCGGTTTCCGCCATCCGAACTGGCTGAAACTGCTGGAGAAAATAGCGGTCAATCATATGAATAAAGCGATCAAGGATCCGGCTTTGCGGGACAAACTGACGCCCGATTACCGAATTGGCTGCAAGCGCATCTTGCTGTCGAACGCTTATTATCCAGCCTTGGCACAGGAGAATGTAGAAGTACATACAGCAGGCATAACGGAAGTGACAGAAGACGCCGTGATCGATGGGGCAGGTAAGCGAATGCCTGTGGATAGCATCATTTTCGGCACAGGCTTTCAAGTCACGGATTTTCCGATCGCCCGGCACATTTACGGCCGTGAAGGACATTCCTTGGAGGATCAATGGAACGGCAGCCCGAAAGCGTATCTCGGCACGACCATTTCCGGCTTCCCGAATTTATTTCTGATTCAAGGGCCAAACACAGGACTCGGGCATACATCGGTCATTCTGATGATCGAAGCTCAAGTGGATCATGTGCTGAAAGTTTTAAAGCATATGAACCGCAACCAGCTCGAAACAATTGAGCCAAACCCACAAGCACAGCAACGCTTTGTTGAGGAAACGGACCATTTGACGAACGGAACAGTGTGGGTTTCCGGAGGATGCCGCAGCTGGTATCTCGATGAAACCGGGCGCAACTCGACACTTTGGCCGGGGACGACGCTATCGTTTATGAACAAAGCGGGCCGATTTAACAGTAAGGATTATATTTTCACTAATTAA
- a CDS encoding YfiT family bacillithiol transferase translates to MDVKFPIGQMQVPEQVTNEDVNNWLREINSYTTRLREVVDSLYDEDLNKTYREGSWTVRQLVHHIADSQLSLYHRLKRGLTEYQPNVSEFDQDKWAYLPDNRLPVESSIRVLEGLNERIVALGNYVTGTQLERVFIHETDGEVRIAETLAKLSWHEEHHLAHIRIALGLEL, encoded by the coding sequence ATGGATGTGAAATTTCCGATTGGACAAATGCAAGTTCCAGAACAAGTAACGAATGAAGACGTCAACAACTGGCTCAGAGAAATCAATAGCTACACCACGCGTCTTCGCGAGGTGGTGGATTCCTTGTACGATGAGGACTTGAACAAAACCTATCGAGAAGGCAGCTGGACAGTCCGGCAGCTTGTGCACCATATTGCGGATTCGCAATTGTCTCTCTACCACCGCCTGAAAAGGGGATTGACGGAATACCAACCGAACGTGTCTGAGTTTGACCAGGACAAATGGGCGTATCTCCCGGACAACCGACTGCCGGTGGAAAGTTCCATTCGCGTGTTGGAGGGGTTGAACGAACGGATCGTTGCGCTTGGAAATTATGTGACGGGCACGCAATTGGAGCGCGTTTTCATTCACGAAACGGACGGCGAGGTTCGCATCGCTGAAACCCTAGCAAAACTGTCGTGGCACGAAGAGCATCATCTGGCGCATATTCGAATCGCATTGGGCTTGGAACTTTAG